The genomic window GAAAATGGAGAGTTTGAACCAAAGAAAATAAAGGCTAAAAGAATATCTTCAAATAAATATGAGATATTAAGCGGTTTAGAAGAAGATGATGAAGTAATTAATAATGCTTTATTTTTATTAGATTCAGATGCAGTTACAAATTCATTGTATCAATCTGACGATGAGGATTGGTAATAGTTATGGTAGAAAGTATAATTGCATATAGTATAAGAAATAAATTCTTAGTACTTTTTTTTGTAGGTATATTAACAATATCATCATTTTGGGCAGTTAAAAATACAAATCTAGATGCCTTACCTGATTTATCTCCGCCACAAGTTATCGTTCAAGTTGAATGGAATGGGCAAAGTCCAAAAACAATAGAAGAGCAAATCTCTTATCCCTTAATCTCAAATTTGATGAGTCTACCAAATATTCAAACAGTTCGCGCAATGAGTTCTTTTTCAAATGCAATGATATATATTATCTTCAAAGATGGAACTGATATTTATGATTCAAGAAGTAGAGTACTAGAGCAACTTTCAACTCTTCAAGGGACTTTCCCAACTGGTTCAACTGTTCAGTTAGGGCCAGATGCAACAGGTGTAGGTTGGGCTTATGAATATGCACTAAAATCAAAAACAAAAAGTTTAGAAGAGCTAAGAACTTTACAAGATTATTATTATAAATATGCACTTTTAGGAGTTGATGGAGTTAGTGAAATAGGTTCTATTGGTGGATATATAAAAAACTATGAAATAACTTTAAATCAAGATAAATTAGTTCAATATGACTTAGGTATAGATGATATAAAAAAGATTATTCAAGCAAATAATAATGATTTAGGTGGAGGAATAATTTTAGAAAAAGGTTATGAAAATATCATTACTGCTCGTGGTTACTTAAAATCTATAGATGATATTGAAAATATAACAATTAAAACATCAAACAATATTCCATTAAAAATAAAAGATATAGCAGATGTAAAAATAACATCAACCCCAAGAAGAGGAATGACTGATTTAAACGGTGATGGTGAAACAGTTGGTGGAATCGTAATAGTTCGTTATGGTGAGAATCCTTATTCTGTTATAAAAGCAGTAAAAGAGAAATTAAAAACATTAGAAATCCCTGATGTAGAAGTTATTGAAGTATATGATAGAAGTTCACTTATTGATAAAGCAATTGATACTTTAAAACATACTTTAATTGAGGAATCAATTATAGTAGCCATTATTTCAGGACTATTTTTATTTCATTTTAGATCAGCTTTGATAATAATCATAACTCTTCCAATAACAGTATTAATTAGCTTCTTATTGATGAAGCTTTTTGGAATAGGCTCAAATATTATGAGTTTAGGAGGAATTGCAATAGCAATTGGAGCAATGGTTGATGCAACAATTGTTATGGTTGAAAATGCCCACAAATATCTGCAAGGAAAAGAAAATATCTCAAATGAAGAGAGAACTGCAATTATAATTAAATCAGCAAAACAAGTTGGTCGGCCAATCTTTTTTGCTTTGATTTTAGTTGTTGTTTCATTTTTACCAATTTTTGCCCTAACAGGACAAGAAGGACGACTGTTTACTCCTCTTGCATTTACAAAATCTTTTGCGATGATGACAGGAGCCATATTATCAATAACTATAGTTCCTATTTTAATGATTTTTTTAATTCGTGGAAAAATTATGGCAGAAGATAAAAATATATTAAACAAGTTTTTTATTAATATATATTCACCTCTATTAAAAGCTGCTTTAAAATTTAGATATTTAATAGTAGCCATTTATTTAGCAACAATTGTTTTTGCATTTACTGTTTATGAAAAACAAAACTGGGAATTTATGCCAATGATGAATGAACAAACTTTTATGTATATGCCTGTAACTCCCTATGGAATAGGAGTTGATTTAGCAAAAGAGTTAGCACAAAAAACAAATATGGTTTTAAAATCATTCCCTGAAGTACAAACAGCTTTTGCAAAAGTTGGACGAGCTCAAACAGCAACAGATCCAGCACCACTTGCAATGATT from Arcobacter venerupis includes these protein-coding regions:
- a CDS encoding efflux RND transporter permease subunit, whose product is MVESIIAYSIRNKFLVLFFVGILTISSFWAVKNTNLDALPDLSPPQVIVQVEWNGQSPKTIEEQISYPLISNLMSLPNIQTVRAMSSFSNAMIYIIFKDGTDIYDSRSRVLEQLSTLQGTFPTGSTVQLGPDATGVGWAYEYALKSKTKSLEELRTLQDYYYKYALLGVDGVSEIGSIGGYIKNYEITLNQDKLVQYDLGIDDIKKIIQANNNDLGGGIILEKGYENIITARGYLKSIDDIENITIKTSNNIPLKIKDIADVKITSTPRRGMTDLNGDGETVGGIVIVRYGENPYSVIKAVKEKLKTLEIPDVEVIEVYDRSSLIDKAIDTLKHTLIEESIIVAIISGLFLFHFRSALIIIITLPITVLISFLLMKLFGIGSNIMSLGGIAIAIGAMVDATIVMVENAHKYLQGKENISNEERTAIIIKSAKQVGRPIFFALILVVVSFLPIFALTGQEGRLFTPLAFTKSFAMMTGAILSITIVPILMIFLIRGKIMAEDKNILNKFFINIYSPLLKAALKFRYLIVAIYLATIVFAFTVYEKQNWEFMPMMNEQTFMYMPVTPYGIGVDLAKELAQKTNMVLKSFPEVQTAFAKVGRAQTATDPAPLAMIETIVTFKPQDEWREGMTYKKLMDEMDKKLQVNGLINSWTYPIRGRIDMLLTGIRTPLGIKLYGNDHKVLEETATKIEKELRKYKGTLSVSSDKINSGYYLNIDIKEEMISRYGINKNDILETISLGVGGRQISTFFDKLERYPISLRFEANQREDLTTLENLQIKTKLGFQPLRLFADLKYEEGPSVIKSEKALNVNFIYITPNDGVSTKQYKDEAKELLKNINLPDGYYFEWAGQSEYLESAMKKLLYIIPLTFMIIFILIYLALKNIVYTLVIFFTLPFALTGGIFYIDYLNFNISIAVIVGFLALLGVASETSIVMLVYLHEAMLELKEKDANSSKEEIAKAIYKGAVLRLRPKLMTLFTILGGLIPIMYIHGVGSEVMQRIAAPMIGGMATSTFLTLIIIPAIFYMIKIRNNSSTH